In the Silvanigrella aquatica genome, AAACAAACGAAGAATTAGGTAAAACAGCGGGTAAAGATGAAATTCAAAATAAATTTACTGCTGTAAAATTACTTGGAATTGAAAAAGCGGAAGAAATGTCTCTTTTTTACACTGAAAAATCAATAAATCTTTTAAATGAAATATTTTCTCATCCTTTTTTAAAAACATTAAATAAAGATCATTCTCATTATCAAAAATTACTTATCTCCCAAATAAAACAACTTCTATCTCGAGAAAATTAAAGCCGAGTTACTTTTCCATTAGGCACGGCAATAAATTCACCCCTGTATTAAAAAAATATCTTTAATATAAGAAATAATAATATGCTCTTATATTAGAGGATAATGGATTATGATAAAAAGTTTCCAAATTATAGGTGTTTTTATTTTTACCTTATTTATTTCGTCCTGTGTTTCAAATCCAAATGATTTTCCTAAAAGTAATGAATCTCAAGGAAATTCTGCCACGCCCCCCTCTTCGGGCTCTAATGTGGGGGCACATCAAACAGAGCAAGCAAAAAATTTTGATCCCAAAGAAATTATTGATTTACATGAACAATCTAAACAGGAAACTTTGGAAAAAATAGATCAAATTGAAAGCAGCAGTAAAGAAAGAGAAAAACACATCATGATTTTAGAGAATGAAATCAAAAAAATGAGTTATCAAGTAAATGATTTAAGTCAGGATAATATTGTTTCTAAAAAAGTGATTTCCTATTTAAAAAATGACATGAATAGCTTAAATGAACAATTATTAAGCCAAAGAAAAGAGATTGAAATACTAAAAAGAGGATTACGTTCTGGAATTTTCGAAGATCAAGCTTCTTTTGAAAAACAACCCCCTGGCATTGCCGGTGTGACAATGCTTCCCGACATGATGGAAAGTCGCGATATTTATACCGATAAAAAAATGGATTCAGGTGGGATCCCCCTACAGAGCGCAACAATGATGTCTAATAATGAACCCATGGGACCTCCGCAGTTGCTTTCTGAGGCTGAAAAAAAGCTCACTCAAGGTCAATTTAACGAAGCTCTTACAATTCTAAATAGCATCAAAAAAA is a window encoding:
- a CDS encoding tetratricopeptide repeat protein, yielding MIKSFQIIGVFIFTLFISSCVSNPNDFPKSNESQGNSATPPSSGSNVGAHQTEQAKNFDPKEIIDLHEQSKQETLEKIDQIESSSKEREKHIMILENEIKKMSYQVNDLSQDNIVSKKVISYLKNDMNSLNEQLLSQRKEIEILKRGLRSGIFEDQASFEKQPPGIAGVTMLPDMMESRDIYTDKKMDSGGIPLQSATMMSNNEPMGPPQLLSEAEKKLTQGQFNEALTILNSIKKNFPNFEDNGKSLLLASEAWLRLGEYNNVFNELRTYYVKFPNTPELAHAKLMEGQTYEKLNSKSKAAQVYQEVISLSPQGTDAQNAREGLLRMRDAK